The proteins below come from a single Desulfomicrobium apsheronum genomic window:
- the tsaE gene encoding tRNA (adenosine(37)-N6)-threonylcarbamoyltransferase complex ATPase subunit type 1 TsaE, with protein sequence MILVLTSLEATTALAQAFAECIADSPALPPVLLHGQLGAGKTTFIRELVQALPGSENAEVSSPSFNILNLYPTTPPVGHFDLYRTEGRDFDPDLEETLFAPDHFCLLEWAEYLPADCMPDSHINMSWTAEEETRTVEITAHGPEAQALLECLEQATSI encoded by the coding sequence ATGATCCTTGTTTTGACCTCCCTGGAGGCCACGACAGCCCTGGCCCAGGCCTTCGCAGAATGCATCGCCGACAGTCCGGCCCTGCCCCCCGTGCTCCTGCACGGACAGCTCGGGGCCGGAAAGACGACCTTCATCCGCGAACTGGTCCAGGCCCTTCCGGGAAGCGAGAACGCCGAGGTCAGCAGCCCCAGCTTCAACATCCTGAACCTCTACCCCACGACGCCGCCCGTGGGGCATTTCGACCTTTACCGCACCGAGGGCCGGGATTTTGATCCCGATCTGGAAGAGACCCTCTTCGCCCCGGACCATTTCTGCCTGCTGGAATGGGCCGAATACCTCCCCGCGGACTGCATGCCCGACTCCCATATAAACATGTCCTGGACGGCCGAAGAAGAGACCAGGACCGTGGAGATCACCGCCCACGGGCCAGAAGCCCAGGCCCTTCTGGAGTGCCTGGAACAGGCCACAAGCATTTAG
- a CDS encoding CBS domain-containing protein → MRTAQDIMTAEVITISPDADITEAVKILLDKGVNGLPVVDESGHLVGILCQSDLVRMQKSLPIPSLFTLLDGFVPLSSSTLLEAEVKRIAASKVSDAMSTKVVTIGPDMTIDEIAALMVDKKFHTLPVADNGKLLGIVGKKDVLKTLIPRS, encoded by the coding sequence ATGCGTACAGCTCAAGATATCATGACCGCCGAGGTCATCACCATCAGCCCCGATGCAGACATAACCGAAGCCGTGAAGATCCTGCTCGACAAGGGCGTCAACGGACTCCCCGTGGTCGATGAAAGCGGCCATCTGGTCGGCATTCTGTGCCAGAGCGATCTGGTCCGCATGCAGAAAAGCCTGCCCATCCCCTCTCTTTTCACCCTGCTTGACGGCTTCGTGCCCCTGTCCTCCTCGACGCTGCTCGAAGCGGAGGTCAAACGCATTGCCGCCTCCAAGGTTTCCGACGCCATGAGCACCAAAGTGGTGACCATCGGCCCGGACATGACCATCGACGAAATCGCGGCCCTCATGGTCGACAAGAAATTCCACACCCTGCCTGTCGCGGACAACGGCAAGTTGCTGGGCATTGTCGGCAAGAAGGACGTTCTCAAAACCCTGATCCCGCGTTCATGA
- a CDS encoding NAD(P)H-hydrate dehydratase, translating to MVTLLPTPEEMSRWDRLTINEFGLSGQILMENASRAALYALKKEFGPLRDASVMVFAGPGNNGGDAFALARHLVNLGATVLILHAKHLAQYTHDSAYHLKLAMDMGIPCSYLPEYEMDLVPRIDIIVDGLLGTGFEDSLRPNMQGWIKSINKLGVHSHVLSLDIPSGLNGTTGQPMPIAVKADLTVTFEEAKLGLFLPPAKGHVGNLVTSKIGIPRHIKDRHPTAHIALGPDLANLLPEPGSTMHKGEAGHILVLGGSPGLTGAPMLAARAAFRSGAGLVSIACPKALTPVYGCFPEVMTLGLGNSDQWSAECFESLRPNLSRFSAVVFGPGFGRSDGAMAFLERYLANPHAKTLYDADALFLLAQRPDLLALVGQDAVLTPHPGEMANFFGVTAGAINLARARYAREFSFGHRVNLVLKGAATIVAGHEDPIAISPFCAPNLAIAGSGDVLAGIIGSLMAQGHPPLTAARIGVYWHGYAGTQLANDFPYRGNTPMEIADHLPTALKEWKKCVQLKIS from the coding sequence ATGGTTACCCTTTTGCCCACTCCCGAGGAAATGTCCCGTTGGGACAGACTGACCATCAACGAATTCGGGTTGTCCGGACAAATTCTGATGGAAAACGCCAGCAGGGCCGCTCTTTACGCCCTCAAAAAAGAATTCGGACCCTTGCGTGACGCATCAGTCATGGTTTTTGCCGGTCCCGGCAACAACGGAGGCGACGCCTTCGCCCTGGCCAGGCATCTGGTCAATCTCGGAGCGACCGTGCTCATCCTGCACGCCAAGCACCTCGCGCAGTACACCCATGACTCCGCCTACCACCTGAAACTGGCCATGGACATGGGCATCCCCTGCTCCTACCTGCCCGAATACGAGATGGATCTGGTGCCGAGGATCGACATTATCGTGGACGGCCTGCTCGGAACCGGCTTCGAGGATTCGCTGCGCCCCAACATGCAGGGCTGGATCAAATCCATCAACAAACTGGGCGTGCATTCCCATGTCCTGTCTCTGGACATCCCCTCGGGGCTGAACGGCACCACTGGCCAGCCCATGCCGATCGCGGTCAAGGCCGACCTGACCGTGACCTTCGAGGAGGCCAAGCTCGGGCTCTTCCTGCCTCCCGCCAAAGGCCATGTGGGCAATCTGGTCACGTCCAAGATCGGCATTCCCCGGCACATCAAGGACCGGCACCCCACAGCCCACATCGCGCTGGGGCCGGACCTTGCCAACCTGCTGCCCGAACCGGGCTCGACCATGCACAAGGGAGAGGCGGGACACATCCTGGTCCTGGGCGGCTCACCCGGACTGACCGGCGCGCCCATGCTTGCGGCCCGCGCGGCCTTCCGCTCCGGCGCGGGACTGGTCAGCATCGCCTGCCCCAAGGCCCTGACCCCGGTCTACGGCTGCTTCCCCGAAGTCATGACCCTGGGCCTTGGCAATTCGGACCAATGGAGCGCCGAATGTTTCGAGTCCCTGCGGCCGAACCTTTCGCGCTTCTCGGCCGTGGTCTTCGGACCCGGCTTTGGACGCAGTGACGGAGCCATGGCATTCCTGGAACGCTATCTGGCCAATCCGCATGCCAAAACCCTCTACGACGCCGACGCCCTCTTTCTCCTGGCCCAGCGCCCCGACCTTCTGGCCCTGGTCGGCCAGGACGCCGTGCTGACACCGCATCCCGGCGAGATGGCCAATTTCTTCGGGGTCACGGCCGGGGCCATCAACCTTGCCAGAGCCCGATACGCAAGGGAATTTTCTTTCGGACACCGCGTCAACCTGGTCTTGAAAGGCGCGGCGACCATCGTCGCCGGACACGAGGACCCCATCGCCATCTCGCCGTTCTGCGCCCCGAACCTGGCCATTGCCGGATCGGGCGACGTGCTCGCCGGAATCATCGGCAGCCTCATGGCCCAGGGGCACCCGCCATTGACCGCCGCCCGGATCGGCGTGTACTGGCATGGTTATGCGGGCACTCAGCTCGCCAATGATTTCCCGTACCGGGGCAACACCCCCATGGAAATCGCCGATCACCTGCCAACCGCCCTGAAGGAGTGGAAAAAATGCGTACAGCTCAAGATATCATGA
- the potA gene encoding spermidine/putrescine ABC transporter ATP-binding protein PotA → MTDSAAQSQALPVVQLRNVAKSYDGQHALTDVSLDVQRGEFLTILGPSGCGKTTILRLVAGFESATAGVISIDGKIVTDLPPERRNVNTVFQSYALFPHMNVFDNVAFGLRMKKRPAAEIAIEVRETLRLVQLEGFEARMVGKLSGGQQQRVAIARAIINRPLVLLLDEPLSALDYRLRKQMQLDLKHLQRKLGITFVLVTHDQEEAFSMSDRVVVMNNGHIEQIGTPVSVYEEPRNLYVARFVGEINIINAEVVELGEGRARVRAQGLDVFMRTSHAFHPGEKVHILLRPEDLRVETLKDLAEDPELEDVFSRDRSLVGTVEETIYKGATYDVVVRLDAGGIVTATEFFNEDDETVYFKASDRVAVSWVEGWEVVLPYEK, encoded by the coding sequence ATGACGGATTCGGCGGCGCAGAGCCAGGCATTGCCGGTTGTTCAATTGCGAAATGTGGCAAAGAGTTACGATGGGCAGCATGCCTTGACGGACGTATCCCTCGACGTGCAGCGCGGCGAGTTTCTGACCATTCTTGGGCCCTCCGGCTGCGGCAAGACGACCATCCTGCGTCTGGTGGCCGGCTTTGAAAGCGCCACCGCCGGAGTCATCTCCATTGACGGCAAGATCGTGACCGACCTTCCTCCGGAGCGGCGCAACGTCAATACGGTCTTTCAGAGTTACGCTCTTTTTCCGCACATGAACGTGTTCGACAACGTGGCCTTCGGGCTGCGCATGAAGAAGCGCCCCGCCGCCGAGATCGCCATCGAAGTGCGCGAAACCTTGCGTCTGGTCCAGCTTGAGGGCTTCGAGGCGCGCATGGTCGGCAAGCTCTCCGGCGGCCAGCAGCAGCGCGTGGCCATCGCCCGGGCCATCATCAACCGGCCGCTTGTCCTGCTTCTGGACGAACCGCTCTCCGCTCTTGATTACCGGCTGCGCAAGCAGATGCAGCTCGATCTCAAACACCTGCAGCGCAAGCTCGGCATCACCTTCGTCCTCGTCACCCACGATCAGGAGGAGGCATTTTCCATGTCCGATCGCGTCGTGGTCATGAACAACGGCCACATCGAGCAGATCGGCACCCCGGTCAGCGTTTACGAGGAGCCCCGCAATCTCTACGTGGCCCGCTTCGTGGGCGAGATCAACATTATCAATGCCGAGGTTGTGGAGCTTGGCGAGGGGCGCGCCAGGGTGCGGGCCCAGGGGCTGGACGTGTTCATGCGCACCAGCCACGCCTTCCATCCGGGCGAGAAGGTGCACATCCTGCTGCGCCCCGAGGATCTGCGGGTCGAGACCCTGAAGGACCTGGCCGAGGATCCGGAATTGGAGGATGTCTTCTCCCGCGACCGCTCCCTCGTCGGCACTGTGGAGGAGACCATCTACAAGGGCGCGACCTACGATGTCGTGGTCAGGCTGGATGCCGGAGGCATCGTCACGGCCACGGAATTTTTCAACGAGGACGACGAGACCGTATATTTCAAGGCCTCGGATCGGGTGGCCGTGAGCTGGGTCGAAGGCTGGGAAGTGGTGCTGCCGTATGAAAAATGA
- the potB gene encoding spermidine/putrescine ABC transporter permease PotB codes for MKNDGFFKLAVIVGVISWMAIFAFVPNVLVFLASFSSTSSANFIEPGFSLNNYARLMDTTHLDILLSSLRLSGLVTVICLVTAYPFAAILARTRKPLRNTLLLLVVIPFWTNSLVRTYAMTAMLNSSGIVNNVLLFLGVIDSPLAMMYTPGAVVLGLVYTLLPFMILPLYAALERLDRRYLEAARDLGASPWRAFWKVVVPLTMPGIVSGCMLVFLPGIGMFYVSDVLGGAKAMLLGNFIRDQFLTTRDWPLGAAASVTLTVLMGLMLLLYWKSAARLGRKEA; via the coding sequence ATGAAAAATGACGGCTTCTTCAAGCTTGCCGTCATAGTCGGCGTCATCTCCTGGATGGCGATTTTCGCTTTTGTGCCCAATGTTCTGGTCTTTTTGGCCAGTTTCAGCTCCACATCGTCCGCGAATTTCATCGAGCCCGGCTTTTCCCTGAACAATTACGCCCGGCTGATGGACACGACGCATCTCGACATTCTGCTGTCATCCCTGCGGCTCTCGGGGCTGGTCACGGTCATCTGTCTGGTCACGGCCTATCCCTTCGCCGCCATCCTGGCTCGGACCCGCAAGCCGCTGCGCAACACGCTGCTCCTGCTGGTGGTCATCCCCTTCTGGACGAATTCCCTGGTGCGCACCTACGCCATGACTGCCATGCTCAACTCCAGCGGCATCGTGAACAACGTGCTGCTGTTTCTGGGCGTCATCGATTCGCCTCTGGCCATGATGTACACCCCCGGCGCCGTGGTTCTGGGTCTTGTATACACGCTCCTGCCGTTTATGATCCTGCCCCTGTACGCCGCCCTTGAGCGCCTGGACCGCCGCTATCTCGAAGCGGCCCGGGACCTGGGCGCGAGCCCCTGGCGGGCGTTCTGGAAAGTGGTCGTGCCCCTGACCATGCCCGGCATCGTCTCCGGCTGCATGCTGGTCTTCCTGCCGGGCATCGGCATGTTTTACGTGTCCGACGTGCTTGGCGGTGCCAAGGCCATGCTGCTTGGCAACTTCATCCGCGACCAGTTCCTGACCACCCGCGACTGGCCTCTGGGCGCGGCGGCCAGCGTGACCCTGACCGTGCTCATGGGGCTCATGCTGCTCCTGTACTGGAAAAGCGCCGCCCGGCTGGGCAGGAAGGAGGCATGA
- the potC gene encoding spermidine/putrescine ABC transporter permease PotC — protein sequence MRKLRILYATLVFVFLYLPLGVMIAYSFNSSRFSMAWKGLTLDWYVKLFGNTALMQAALHSLFIAALAATCSSILGTLIAMALQRWRFPSRKVIRTSLFVMMMSPDIVIGISLLVLFMALSLPLGFWTLLMAHITLCVPFVGITVYGRLQGFDPHVVEAARDLGAGEYEVFRHVVLPMVFPAVLAGWFLSFTLSIDDVIISFFTTGPTFEVLPLRIYSMVRLGLKPEVNALCAIMILITAVAVFASQRFLKEKS from the coding sequence ATGCGAAAATTGCGCATTCTCTACGCCACGCTGGTCTTTGTCTTCCTGTATTTGCCGCTTGGGGTCATGATCGCCTACTCCTTCAACTCGTCCCGGTTTTCCATGGCCTGGAAGGGCCTGACCCTGGACTGGTACGTCAAGCTCTTCGGCAACACCGCGCTCATGCAGGCGGCCCTGCACTCGCTTTTCATCGCGGCTCTCGCGGCGACCTGCTCCAGCATCCTGGGCACGCTCATAGCCATGGCGCTGCAGCGCTGGCGCTTTCCGTCGCGCAAGGTCATCCGCACCTCGCTTTTCGTCATGATGATGTCTCCGGACATCGTCATCGGCATTTCGCTTCTGGTGCTCTTCATGGCCCTGTCCCTGCCGCTGGGCTTCTGGACCCTGCTCATGGCCCACATCACCCTGTGCGTGCCCTTTGTCGGCATCACGGTCTATGGCCGGCTCCAGGGGTTTGACCCGCATGTGGTGGAGGCCGCCCGTGATCTCGGGGCGGGGGAGTACGAGGTCTTTCGCCACGTGGTCCTGCCCATGGTCTTTCCCGCCGTTCTGGCCGGGTGGTTTTTGAGTTTCACCCTGTCCATCGACGACGTCATCATCAGTTTCTTCACCACCGGACCCACGTTCGAGGTACTGCCCTTGCGCATCTATTCCATGGTCCGACTGGGGCTCAAGCCCGAGGTCAACGCCCTGTGCGCGATCATGATTCTTATAACCGCTGTGGCGGTCTTCGCGTCGCAGCGCTTTTTGAAGGAGAAATCATGA
- a CDS encoding extracellular solute-binding protein yields MKRLVLTVLCLMLATQVLAASKELYVYNWSEYMPDSVLEDFTKETGVKVIMSTYDSNEALYAKIRMIEAKGYDLIVPSTDFVARMHKEGLLMKLDKSKLSNLGNLNPKLMNQSFDPDNNYSVPYMWGSTAIAVNTKDPAAASVTSFADLWKPELAGKILLPNDMRGVLGMGLKRLGYSLNETDPAKVAEACELLQSLMSSVRVFDSDSPKQAMLNNEVQAAVLWNGEAYIATGENPDIRYIYPTEGYSLWIDNLCIPKNAGNADNAHLFIDYLLRPEVAAFICQEMGYSTPNLAAQAILPDDVRDNAIVYPGAEDMARGEFETDLGPAVKAYEECWMRLKTR; encoded by the coding sequence ATGAAACGATTGGTATTGACGGTCCTGTGCCTCATGCTGGCCACCCAGGTTCTTGCGGCATCCAAGGAACTCTATGTCTACAATTGGTCCGAATACATGCCGGACAGCGTGCTTGAGGATTTTACGAAGGAGACCGGAGTCAAGGTCATCATGTCGACCTATGACAGCAACGAGGCCCTGTACGCAAAGATTCGGATGATCGAGGCCAAGGGATACGATCTTATCGTGCCGTCCACCGATTTTGTGGCGCGCATGCACAAGGAAGGCCTGCTCATGAAGCTGGACAAGTCCAAGCTGAGCAATCTTGGCAACCTCAATCCAAAGCTGATGAATCAGTCCTTCGATCCGGACAACAACTACAGCGTGCCCTACATGTGGGGATCAACGGCCATCGCCGTGAACACCAAGGATCCGGCCGCAGCCTCGGTGACTTCGTTCGCCGACCTGTGGAAGCCTGAACTGGCAGGCAAGATTCTTTTGCCCAACGACATGCGCGGCGTACTCGGCATGGGCCTCAAGCGGCTGGGCTATTCGCTCAACGAGACCGACCCGGCCAAGGTCGCCGAGGCCTGCGAGCTTCTGCAGTCGCTCATGTCCAGCGTGCGCGTCTTTGATTCCGATTCGCCCAAGCAGGCCATGCTCAACAACGAGGTGCAGGCGGCGGTGCTCTGGAACGGCGAGGCGTACATCGCAACCGGCGAAAATCCGGATATCCGCTACATCTATCCGACAGAAGGCTATAGCCTCTGGATCGACAACCTCTGCATTCCCAAGAATGCGGGCAACGCGGACAACGCCCATCTCTTCATCGACTACCTCTTGCGTCCCGAAGTGGCGGCGTTCATTTGCCAGGAGATGGGCTATTCCACTCCGAATCTTGCGGCTCAGGCGATCCTTCCCGATGACGTGCGCGACAACGCCATTGTCTATCCCGGGGCCGAGGACATGGCCCGGGGCGAATTCGAGACCGATCTCGGGCCCGCCGTGAAGGCGTATGAGGAATGCTGGATGCGGCTCAAGACCAGGTAG
- a CDS encoding serine dehydratase subunit alpha family protein — MSFCVKDILRMQVAPALGCTEPVAVALAAAAATAVLPGRPERLDLWVDPNIYKNGLAVIIPGTGGLSGLDLAGALGVFGGDAALGLEVLEPLNDESVQAARSLVRDGGVTLNLLHEQRGLFIRAEVFDGSHVAEAVVRDMHDNVVSVSLDGALLPRAQTSGKVAVSSEMPRLEAWIKGLALEDLVRLLDDLDDEDREFLMEGVRTNVRLAEHGLKFGPGLGIGKALDRLVRQKLVCRDMILAARILTSAASDARMGGVKLPAMSSAGSGNHGLTAILPIWAIREFITCEEKDVLEAMALSHLVTAYVKAHTGRLSAVCGCSVAAGAGASAGVAYLLGGNLAHIAGAIKNIIEDLAGVICDGAKAGCSLKLATAAGTAVQAALFSLQGVNVMDTDGIIGASPEQTMQNIGMLSTEGMIETDRTILKIMLAKRFSGF; from the coding sequence ATGAGCTTTTGCGTCAAGGATATTCTGCGCATGCAGGTCGCGCCGGCACTGGGCTGCACCGAGCCCGTGGCCGTGGCCCTGGCCGCCGCCGCTGCCACGGCTGTTCTGCCCGGCAGACCCGAGCGGCTGGATTTGTGGGTCGACCCCAATATTTACAAGAACGGTCTGGCCGTCATCATTCCCGGCACGGGCGGCCTGAGCGGTCTGGATCTGGCCGGGGCGCTGGGCGTTTTCGGCGGGGACGCCGCGCTGGGCCTGGAAGTCCTCGAACCGCTAAACGACGAGTCAGTGCAGGCCGCGCGGTCTCTGGTGCGTGACGGCGGGGTGACCCTCAACCTGCTGCATGAGCAGCGAGGGCTCTTTATCCGCGCCGAGGTTTTCGACGGCTCGCATGTGGCCGAGGCGGTCGTTCGCGACATGCACGACAACGTGGTCAGCGTGAGCCTGGACGGCGCCCTGTTGCCTCGCGCCCAGACTTCCGGGAAAGTCGCCGTCTCAAGCGAGATGCCGCGTCTTGAGGCCTGGATCAAGGGCCTGGCCCTCGAGGATCTTGTCCGCCTGCTCGACGATCTGGACGATGAGGACCGCGAATTTCTGATGGAAGGGGTGCGCACCAATGTTCGCCTCGCCGAGCATGGCCTGAAGTTCGGGCCCGGCCTTGGCATAGGCAAGGCCCTGGACCGGCTGGTCCGGCAGAAGCTCGTCTGCCGGGACATGATCCTGGCCGCGCGCATCCTGACCTCGGCCGCCTCCGATGCGCGCATGGGCGGAGTCAAGCTTCCGGCCATGAGTTCCGCCGGAAGCGGAAACCACGGACTGACCGCCATCCTGCCCATCTGGGCCATCCGCGAATTCATCACCTGCGAAGAGAAGGACGTGCTCGAAGCCATGGCGCTCAGTCATCTGGTCACGGCCTACGTCAAGGCCCACACCGGACGGCTTTCCGCCGTCTGTGGCTGTTCCGTGGCGGCCGGGGCCGGAGCCAGCGCCGGGGTGGCCTATCTGCTGGGCGGCAATCTGGCGCATATCGCAGGGGCCATCAAGAACATCATCGAGGACCTGGCCGGAGTCATCTGCGACGGAGCCAAGGCCGGCTGTTCGCTGAAACTGGCCACGGCTGCGGGAACGGCCGTGCAGGCCGCGCTTTTTTCGCTGCAAGGCGTCAATGTCATGGACACCGACGGCATCATCGGCGCTTCGCCCGAGCAGACCATGCAGAACATAGGCATGCTCAGCACCGAAGGCATGATCGAGACCGACCGGACCATTTTAAAAATAATGCTGGCCAAACGCTTCTCCGGATTCTGA